One stretch of Carassius carassius chromosome 18, fCarCar2.1, whole genome shotgun sequence DNA includes these proteins:
- the LOC132092208 gene encoding inactive hydroxysteroid dehydrogenase-like protein 1, with protein MAAVDSFQLLYREIARSCSCYVETLALVGACYTVSKAVIFMRDCYSLIRLHFIPRLVSHRDLSQQYGQWALVCDASEAIAKAYAEELARHGICVILISSDISNLAGTAKTISDTYGVEAILMEADFSQGPSACQPIKDAIRSKDIGFIVNSLDGSLNLCQDFTDLSESVVWDTINRNIVAATLVTRLALPAMVERGKGAVVNISAGSCLCPTSRKVAISASTAFLDNFSRSLHYEYGHRGVFVQSLLPFRVSSQGFEGTGPAGWLVPSPQVYARHAFSTLGVSHRTTGYWPHTMQFRLVHCMPEWVWMLGSHVFTRAN; from the exons ATGGCCGCTGTTGACAGCTTCCAGCTTTTGTATCGAGAAATTGCCAGATCATGCAGTTGTTATGTGGAAACCCTCGCGCTTGTGGGTGCTTGTTACACAGTCAGCAAGGCTGTGATATTTATGAGGGACTGCTATAGCCTGATAAGGCTTCATTTTATTCCTCGTCTTGTGTCCCATAGAGATCTTAGTCAGCAATATGGACAATGGGCGCTTGTATGTG ATGCTTCAGAGGCAATAGCAAAAGCATATGCAGAGGAACTGGCAAGGCATGGCATCTGTGTGATTCTGATCAGCAGTGACATCAGTAACTTGGCTGGCACCGCCAAAACCATTTCAGACACTTACGGGGTAGAGGCCATTTTAATGGAAGCTGATTTCAGTCAAGGGCCCTCGGCCTGCCAACCTATTAAAGATGCCATCCGCAGTAAAGATATTGGATTCATTGTTAACAGCCTGGATGGGTCTCTCAACCTCTGTCAAGACTTTACGGACCTCTCTGAATCTGTAGTTTGGGATACTATCAATAGAAATATAGTAGCTGCCACTCTTGTCACCCGCCTGGCACTGCCTGCTATGGTGGAAAGGGGAAAAGGAGCAGTGGTCAACATTTCCGCTGGGAGCTGCTTGTGTCCGACTTCCAGAAAGGTTGCTATTTCTGCATCTACG GCTTTTCTTGATAACTTCAGTCGCTCTCTGCACTATGAATATGGTCATCGAGGAGTCTTTGTGCAGAGTTTGCTGCCTTTTCGAGTCTCATCTCAAGGATTTGAGGGTACTGGTCCTGCTGGCTGGCTGGTGCCAAGCCCACAAGTGTATGCCAGGCATGCTTTTTCAACTCTTGGTGTCTCTCACCGAACCACAGGATACTGGCCTCACACCATGCAG TTTCGACTGGTGCATTGCATGCCAGAGTGGGTATGGATGCTGGGATCACACGTCTTTACAAGAGCCAACTGA
- the LOC132092209 gene encoding gap junction Cx32.7 protein-like has protein sequence MGEWDFLGRLLDRVQTHSTVVGKIWLTVLFVFRILVLGAGAERVWGDEQSDFICNTEQPGCENVCYDQAFPISHIRFWVLQIISVSTPTLAYLGHVVHVIHVEKKVREMMKKELQNEQINLFLKKGYKFPKYSRDNGKVRIRGCLLRSYILSLLCKILLEVGFILGQYYLYGFTLQAQFVCVRFPCPHKVDCFLSRPTEKSIFIWFMLVVACVSLFLNVIEILYLFVKKINECLSHKKDYTITPVTPVVNRKDFKNTDQVIQNWMNRELELQRREPGNEATKSVASEEHSADVQEVHI, from the coding sequence ATGGGTGAGTGGGACTTTCTCGGAAGACTGCTGGATAGAGTCCAGACGCACTCAACGGTGGTGGGAAAAATCTGGCTCACTGTCCTGTTTGTGTTTAGGATTCTAGTCCTTGGCGCCGGTGCCGAGAGAGTTTGGGGCGATGAGCAGTCAGACTTCATCTGCAACACAGAGCAGCCGGGGTGCGAGAACGTCTGCTACGACCAGGCGTTCCCCATCTCACACATTCGTTTTTGGGTGCTGCAGATCATCTCTGTGTCCACACCTACTCTGGCCTACCTGGGCCACGTAGTCCACGTCATACATGTGgaaaagaaagtgagagagatgATGAAGAAAGAGCTTCAGAATGAGCAAATCAATCTGTTCCTCAAGAAAGGCTACAAATTTCCTAAGTACAGCAGGGACAATGGGAAGGTCAGAATTCGGGGGTGTCTCTTGAGAAGCTACATTCTGAGTTTGCTTTGCAAGATACTTTTAGAGGTGGGTTTCATCTTGGGCCAGTACTACCTTTATGGCTTCACTCTTCAGGCCCAATTCGTCTGTGTCCGTTTTCCATGTCCTCACAAGGTGGACTGTTTCTTGTCAAGGCCTACTGAGAAAAGCATCTTCATTTGGTTCATGCTGGTGGTGGCCTGTGTCTCTTTATTCCTAAATGTGATTGAGATCTTATATCTTTTCGTCAAGAAGATCAATGAGTGTCTCAGCCACAAAAAGGACTACACCATCACACCCGTGACCCCGGTTGTGAATCGGAAGGACTTCAAAAATACAGATCAGGTGATTCAGAACTGGATGAACCGTGAGCTGGAGCTTCAGAGGAGGGAACCTGGCAATGAGGCAACTAAGAGTGTGGCTTCAGAGGAGCATAGTGCTGACGTGCAAGAGGTCCATATCTGA
- the LOC132092207 gene encoding protein broad-minded-like: protein MRTDQIWPVFSNKYMEEIIENTLSFLALHSEQAMSRPGSEKSLEPIYLISLLDINATLFKKWMPKLNSLESALTNVADMLARIATTERGLSLLLYDRNLVSAEGGNISAVHGVVQFTQRLLAKELHVFNELEIPPAVSGAFIFVCRQMYKTCEGLQVLRPYSLHKYITKAWRKVTFMHTSLTMALTSLLLNLLSWFCRVAWEQMLLDNLLNFAATPKGLLLLQQTGAINECVTYMFSRFTKKLQVSRCEKFGYGVMVTQVATTAPGIVAFAKLSLTLTGITVFVQTIVVELWSALEYGREDARVVHPKSTPMDPIDRSCLKSFLSLVNLLSSPHAVWELLGHRAFPNKMEYNLREMATSVLDLMDRLIIINSDTKIHSLFNYEQSHTFGLRLLSMLCCNLDSFLLLESQYNLSELLLQGQRDNVTELPSGEGVRDQYFLGLV from the exons ATGCGAACAGACCAGATATGGCCCGTCTTCTCAAACAA GTACATGGAGGAAATCATTGAGAACACCCTCTCTTTTCTCGCTCTGCATTCTGAACAGGCCATGAGCAGACCCGGCTCAGAGAAATCCCTGGAGCCCATATACTTAATCTCTCTGCTCGATATCAATGCCACCTTGTTTAAGAAATGGATG CCTAAATTAAATTCCCTAGAAAGTGCCTTGACTAACGTTGCAGACATGCTGGCGAGGATCGCTACCACTGAACGAGGTTTATCACTCCTGCTTTATGACAGAAATCTTGTCTCGGCCGAGGGTGGAAA TATTTCAGCTGTACATGGGGTTGTGCAGTTTACCCAGAGGCTGTTGGCAAAAGAGCTGCATGTGTTCAATGAGCTGGAGATTCCTCCCGCCGTGAGCGGGGCCTTCATCTTTGTCTGTCGGCAGATGTACAAGACCTGCGAGGGGCTGCAAGTTCTACGGCCATACAGCCTGCATAAGTACATCACTAAAGCCTGGAGAAAGGTGACCTTTATGCACACTAGCCTCACTATGGCCCTCACTT CATTGTTGCTGAATCTTTTGTCTTGGTTCTGCAGGGTGGCCTGGGAACAGATGCTCTTGGACAATCTGCTGAATTTCGCTGCCACACCAAAAGGACTGCTGCTCCTCCAACAAACTGGAGCCATCAATGAGTGTGTCACTTACATGTTCTCAAGATTCACCAAAAAACTACAG GTTAGCAGGTGTGAGAAGTTTGGTTATGGTGTGATGGTGACCCAGGTGGCCACTACAGCCCCAGGCATCGTGGCTTTTGCTAAGCTCAG TTTAACTTTGACTGGGATCACAGTATTTGTCCAGACAATTGTGGTGGAGTTGTGGTCAGCCTTGGAGTATGGTAGAGAGGATGCAAGGGTGGTCCATCCTAAATCTACTCCAATGGACCCTATCGACAGGAGCTGTCTTA aatcCTTCTTGTCTCTAGTGAATCTGCTTTCTTCACCTCATGCTGTGTGGGAGCTGCTGGGACATCGAGCGTTTCCTAACAAGATGGAGTACAATCTGAGAGAGATGGCCACATCAGTTTTA GACCTGATGGACCGCCTCATCATTATTAACTCTGACACAAAGATTCACTCCCTTTTTAACTATGAGCAATCTCACACGTTTGGCCTGAG GCTCTTGAGCATGCTGTGCTGTAACCTGGATTCTTTTCTTCTGCTGGAGTCTCAGTATAACCTCTCTGAGTTACTGCTGCAGGGTCAGCGGGACAATGTCACAGAGCTGCCCTCGGGTGAAGG AGTCAGAGATCAGTACTTTCTTGGCCTCGTCTAA
- the LOC132092210 gene encoding gap junction Cx32.2 protein-like — protein MGDWGFLSSLLDKVQSHSTVIGKIWMSVLFIFRILVLGAAAESVWGDEQSNLVCNTMQPGCENVCYDWQFPISHIRFWVLQIIFVSTPTLVYLGHAVQVIHEENKLREKIQNLGDGHMLKAPKYTDDRGHVKIKGNLLGSYLTQLFFKIILEIAFIVGQYYLYGFVMVAKFTCSQSPCPYTVECFMSRPTEKTIFIIFMLVVACVSLLLNVIEVFYLLFTRVRCRTSKRQTHNVTTGKKPGSLASSWMTSEDALKQNIMNKHYESGQSLGGSLDGAKEEKMMEDH, from the coding sequence ATGGGAGACTGGGGATTTCTCTCGTCGTTATTAGACAAAGTACAGTCCCACTCCACCGTCATCGGCAAGATATGGATGAGCGTCCTTTTCATCTTCAGGATCCTGGTGCTGGGAGCAGCGGCTGAGAGCGTTTGGGGTGATGAACAATCTAATTTGGTTTGCAATACGATGCAACCTGGTTGTGAGAATGTGTGCTACGACTGGCAATTCCCAATCTCGCACATCCGCTTCTGGGTCTTGCAGATCATATTTGTATCCACTCCAACTTTGGTATACCTGGGTCATGCGGTGCAAGTCATTCATGAAGAGAACAAACTCAGAGAGAAAATACAAAATCTTGGCGACGGCCACATGTTGAAGGCACCCAAATACACAGATGACAGAGGTCATGTCAAAATTAAAGGAAACCTGCTCGGCAGCTATCTAACCCAGCTGTTTTTTAAAATCATCCTGGAGATTGCATTCATTGTCGGACAGTATTATTTATACGGCTTTGTAATGGTAGCCAAGTTTACATGTTCCCAATCCCCCTGCCCTTACACCGTAGAATGTTTCATGTCTCGTCCAACAGAGAAGACCATCTTCATCATCTTTATGCTAGTGGTAGCCTGTGTGTCTCTGCTACTGAATGTCATAGAGGTGTTTTACCTACTGTTCACCAGGGTCAGATGCCGGACCAGCAAGAGACAGACACATAATGTCACTACAGGTAAAAAACCTGGAAGTCTGGCATCATCCTGGATGACCTCTGAAGACGCTTTGAAGCAAAACATAATGAACAAGCATTATGAGAGCGGACAGAGTCTTGGAGGAAGCCTGGATGgggcaaaagaagaaaaaatgatgGAAGAccattag